Proteins co-encoded in one Planctomycetia bacterium genomic window:
- a CDS encoding helix-turn-helix transcriptional regulator, which translates to MQDALRQFKADIFQALANPTRVAIVELLRDRGETPVTHIQDALRIEQANVSQHLSVLRSKNIVLARKEGNQVFYHLRDPILGKVLDILKQYFHQHVKEAMATLRQMSPPKEVIRK; encoded by the coding sequence ATGCAGGATGCACTCAGGCAGTTCAAAGCTGATATTTTCCAGGCATTGGCTAATCCAACACGCGTAGCCATCGTGGAACTGCTGCGTGATCGTGGTGAAACACCCGTTACCCACATTCAGGATGCGCTCAGAATTGAGCAGGCGAATGTCTCCCAGCACCTGTCAGTGCTCCGTTCCAAGAACATTGTCCTGGCTCGCAAGGAAGGCAATCAGGTTTTTTACCATTTGCGTGATCCGATCCTGGGCAAGGTGCTTGATATTCTCAAGCAGTATTTCCACCAGCATGTCAAGGAAGCCATGGCAACATTGCGGCAAATGTCGCCTCCCAAGGAGGTGATTCGAAAATGA
- a CDS encoding phosphatase PAP2 family protein, producing the protein MKRNPILISLVVTSLLVLLVSWLISNGSTEEIDTWLLRLNRDGGPEFHPAGSVKQQSVMRDITAMGSGTVLTSLTVLTLVFHLMNRQWKTGWFIALTILFGWFAMEGMKLLYQRERPTVVPHMMTESSLSLPSGHAMMSTVVFFTLASVYAKRTSHRRLQIFAYTVACLLVVLIGYTRVYLGVHHPSDVLAGWLLGLLWVQLAFILRSHWWRVE; encoded by the coding sequence ATGAAACGTAACCCCATTCTTATCTCACTAGTCGTTACCTCGCTGCTGGTGTTACTGGTTTCCTGGCTCATTTCGAACGGTTCTACCGAAGAGATTGATACCTGGCTGCTGCGATTGAACCGCGATGGAGGTCCAGAGTTTCATCCTGCCGGTTCGGTAAAGCAGCAAAGCGTAATGCGTGATATTACCGCTATGGGTAGCGGAACAGTGTTGACCAGTCTGACAGTGCTGACCCTGGTTTTTCATTTGATGAATCGTCAATGGAAAACGGGCTGGTTCATTGCTTTAACCATCCTCTTCGGCTGGTTTGCCATGGAAGGCATGAAACTCCTTTACCAGCGTGAACGGCCTACAGTCGTGCCCCACATGATGACCGAAAGCTCGTTGAGTCTGCCCAGCGGTCATGCCATGATGTCAACCGTGGTGTTTTTTACACTGGCATCGGTGTATGCTAAGAGAACCAGCCATCGCAGATTGCAGATATTTGCTTACACCGTGGCATGCTTATTAGTAGTGCTGATTGGATACACTCGCGTCTATCTTGGCGTACATCATCCCAGCGACGTGCTTGCAGGCTGGCTGCTCGGCTTGCTCTGGGTGCAGTTGGCTTTCATTTTGAGAAGTCACTGGTGGAGAGTAGAATAA
- a CDS encoding STAS domain-containing protein, translating into MNQSRLLVKQETGHRPSPVPTSSRPWYPKRLLPKLVDSLRHYRIQDAIADLIAGITVGLVALPLAMAFAISSGVKPEAGIYTAIIGGLVVSALGGSRCQISGPTGAFVVIVAGIVVKFGISGLLMCTLMSGVILLLMGITGLGAAVRFIPRPVTIGFTNGIAVLIASTQIKDFFGIQLSEVPSEFAHRMQALFSHSHTFQWVSVGLATLTVGIILIWPRITRRVPGSIIALITGTLVCLACGLGIDTIGSRFGGIPSGLPSIQMPPIDLSMFAELLPSAMTVAMLAAIESLLSAVVADSMSGDKHRPDAELVAQGAANLIVPFFGGIPITGAIARTATNIRSGARTPVSGITHGIVLIIILLIAAPLAQHIPLAVLAGILMIVAYNMGEWREIPSILRLSWADRLVWGATFGLTVFADLTIAVEVGMMLAALLYIKQVAGSTAVLPVTNDYLHDGRAHLLQDKVIPAYVTVYRIHGPFLFGATAKLEELIPELSGAGTIIILKLHHMTTIDSTGIHAMETFAEQVHRQSKVLLLCGAQHQPALLIWRSRLRKIIGRKNILPHIEAALRRATEIYDGFGGIGQVIAESHRQMPT; encoded by the coding sequence ATGAACCAGTCTAGATTGCTAGTAAAGCAAGAGACGGGGCATCGCCCATCGCCTGTACCAACCAGCAGCAGGCCCTGGTACCCGAAAAGATTATTGCCAAAGCTGGTTGATTCGCTCAGGCATTATCGAATACAGGATGCCATTGCAGACCTGATCGCAGGGATCACGGTTGGCCTGGTGGCACTGCCACTCGCCATGGCATTTGCTATCTCATCGGGCGTGAAACCCGAAGCAGGGATCTACACTGCAATCATTGGTGGTCTGGTTGTCTCTGCGTTAGGCGGCTCGCGTTGCCAGATTTCCGGGCCTACAGGTGCCTTTGTCGTCATCGTTGCAGGCATTGTGGTGAAGTTTGGCATCAGCGGATTGCTGATGTGTACCCTCATGTCAGGTGTCATCCTGCTACTCATGGGAATTACAGGCCTCGGTGCAGCAGTGCGATTCATCCCACGGCCTGTTACCATCGGTTTTACCAACGGCATTGCAGTGCTGATTGCCTCCACGCAGATCAAAGATTTCTTCGGCATTCAACTGAGTGAAGTGCCTAGTGAGTTTGCTCATCGAATGCAGGCATTGTTTTCCCATTCCCACACGTTCCAATGGGTCAGTGTCGGATTGGCGACGCTGACTGTTGGCATCATTCTGATCTGGCCTCGCATCACCAGGCGAGTGCCCGGCTCCATTATTGCACTGATTACCGGAACTCTAGTCTGCTTGGCTTGCGGACTGGGTATAGACACCATTGGCAGCAGGTTTGGTGGGATTCCTTCAGGATTGCCTTCCATTCAAATGCCACCCATTGATTTGTCTATGTTTGCAGAGCTGCTTCCCAGTGCCATGACAGTGGCGATGCTAGCTGCTATCGAAAGTCTGTTATCGGCAGTGGTGGCTGATTCGATGAGTGGTGACAAGCATCGCCCTGATGCAGAATTGGTAGCTCAAGGCGCTGCCAATTTGATCGTTCCGTTCTTTGGTGGAATACCCATCACGGGAGCCATTGCCCGCACTGCTACCAACATCCGCTCCGGTGCCAGAACACCTGTCTCAGGCATTACACATGGCATCGTGTTAATCATTATTCTCCTGATTGCAGCACCCCTGGCTCAGCATATCCCACTGGCAGTGTTGGCAGGAATTCTCATGATCGTCGCTTACAACATGGGCGAATGGCGGGAGATCCCGTCAATCCTTCGTCTATCGTGGGCCGACCGTCTGGTGTGGGGAGCAACTTTCGGACTGACGGTGTTTGCTGATCTGACTATAGCCGTTGAGGTCGGAATGATGCTGGCGGCCTTGCTCTACATCAAGCAGGTGGCTGGTTCAACAGCAGTTTTGCCAGTCACGAACGACTATCTGCACGATGGCAGGGCCCACCTGTTGCAGGATAAAGTCATTCCGGCGTATGTTACCGTCTATCGCATTCATGGGCCGTTTCTTTTTGGCGCCACCGCCAAGCTTGAAGAACTGATTCCCGAACTCTCCGGTGCTGGCACCATTATCATTCTCAAACTGCACCATATGACGACAATTGACAGTACTGGCATCCATGCGATGGAAACCTTTGCTGAACAGGTTCACAGACAGAGCAAGGTGCTTTTGTTGTGCGGGGCACAACATCAGCCTGCACTATTGATCTGGCGATCGCGGTTGCGAAAAATCATCGGCAGGAAGAACATTCTTCCTCACATCGAAGCGGCATTACGTCGTGCAACTGAAATATACGATGGCTTTGGTGGAATCGGGCAGGTCATCGCAGAGTCACATCGTCAAATGCCAACTTGA